Within the Glycine soja cultivar W05 chromosome 3, ASM419377v2, whole genome shotgun sequence genome, the region gcctttagttgcactttggttattagttgattcgattaagaaaggaaaatctcaaagagaaacgtccgattgattttttttggcttattttactaaaagatattttttattattatattattattttacctctttttggttttcaacGTGGCTacgacatgaccgaacggtcgaatttcattttaaacaaaattaacagatattacaactcaaatgatcggtggaaatttattttatttttgatttaggcgataaaatgacttaagcaaatgactaaagcacgtcaaaagggggtatggaaagtagatgaaaggaaattgaaagctaatgaaaacaaatgaggaccactaagggtacatagaatgaattgaaaagttcggttTCGAGAACTTACCAGTTAAAGACCGAAggacgatgaagaacgaacaaagaacgtcgaagaacggctgaaaatcttcgcgaaaatccccatggaaacgttacggaagcgcctcggctcggattttcttcacggaaccaatttttttcactaatttcaagtgattcttgaattaccaggagggctgaacgaaattcctcttcacttctccccctatttataggaaaatgggggagatgcttgccacccagctcgcccaggcgagcaaggtggcttcctccagaagcaaccgccttctggaggaatcttctggagggcccaagtgggcctggttgatatttgcacccccatttttactaaatacaccccctgcctttttttggtgattctttttccgtaaagttacggaaacttacgaatttcgtaacgatacttgttttctttccataatgttacggaaccttgtggattacataatcatcccctttttgacttacagaatgttacggaacctcacgaattgtgcaacgatgcttccttttgagttACGACATGTCACGatacttcacgaattgcctaacgaagggtgccaagtacctcaaaatggtcaaacgaaagttgcatgccaccaaacaaaggtccccggacgaaattagggtatgacaatcacATAATGATagtcttatgttaattttctcttagtaatttaatttagggttggattaagtggttgaactgattaaggataaattctcgtaacctaggataagagacttgcttgtgaatcaaagggaaacaacatgttttaattatgttattttctaattcaaatttgcttgctgtttaatttacaaaaacaaacaccctctctccaattcgttactgttttcttactatctgttatgaatgtttggttgaccattgcttgttgggagacgacctaggatcacttcctagatactgcatttttaatgtttatttggttCGGGTACGGCCTTGATTAGCGATCATAGAAATTTGAGCTGAAATAATATAGCCCAGGTTCATATCCATCTTCTGAATGATTCCATAAATCAACCTGGCCCTGTCTAATGTGATATCAGAGGTGTGAGAGGTAGGGACCAAgttagagaaagaaagaacGCTCCATGTATAAGCGAGTGTGGTCAGATTCTTTTGAAATATCTTTAATGACAGTCCATTGGCGTTTAACTCGAATCCCCTTCCAGGGATGCACAATCGAGTTGCCAATTCCTGCAACTCTGACTTTGAACGACAAAACCTGGAATATACTGGAAAGTTCTCCCCCTCCTCAAGTATCACTGGTGTCTTCAAGAATGCGTTCAAGGTGTCTGCATCGAATTTGATCAGATGACCTCTcaccctcacctgcttaggtgGTTTATCCTCGGGGTCATAGAGGATCGCATAAAATTCCTTTATGATGGCCACATCAATACTACCATCCACAAAGTTTGTCAACTCCTTGTGCCAATTTCTATGCTTGAGTTCTGCAGTAAATTCATCAAACTTAGTGTGATGGATAATGACATTCCTTTCAGGAAAAATCTTCCTAGGTACCACAATGTTTGTATACCTCTCCTAAGCCTCTTGGGATGTAAACCTGGATCTATCAAATATGGCCTGGGTCGGTGTAGAAGGAGCTTTCCTTTTCTTAGATGCCATctgcaaaatataagacaaacaCAAGCTATTAGAACAAgttattttcacaaaaacagaaaaataaaattgaaattttgactgggcgcttagcgcagcaagttgagcttagcgcgccttatgaAATTCTACTCAGGCACTAAGCGCAGTGGACTGACGCTTAGCCTgaagacacaaaaaatattttttctgcgGAACAGGCTTAGTGCACAGCTGAGCTTAGCCTAAGTCTAAAATTTTCGAAATAGAAGAGAGTCTGAGCTTAGCGTAGTATGGCgcgcttagctcagcctcaTCAGAATGACACTCCGGCCTAGTGCACAGGGCGCACTTAGCCTAactacaaaaacttaaaagacagTGAGGGAGTTGAGCTTAGTGCAGCAAGACGCATAGCTCAACACACAACAAGGGCTTAGCGCACAAATGCGCTTAGCCTTATTCAAGGAAAacttagaaaagaaaattggcGCTTAGCCTGACAGGCCAGGCTTAGCGCTGAACAAAAATTCCCAAAAGCTTAATGTCTGAACACTAGTCCCGTTTAGCGCACAGACACGCTTAGCGGGCACATCACTTACGTTCATCTGCATGGATGATCGTGCTTAGTGCGACATGGCCCACTTAGCGCATTCATCTGGAAATCCAAAATTTTGATAGTTGCGATGAACAAGCTAAGCGcacaggcgcgcttagcgcgttcattGCGATTTCCATACAAAACCACAGGGGTCTTCACCCCTttcagccacattgcccctaatgggcttctaagTTACCTAAAATCCTACATTGACTAACCCTAAAACTAATAACCTTAACCTAACAGTATACAACTAAGAAAACAATAAGtcatctatcctaaggtttgaagaatgaaaaaaataaatgcaaagaACAATGCTAtcacttacttggattgttctTGAAATAACGCAACGAGGGTGCAGAGAAACAGTACACAAGCAGCAAAAAGTACACAAGTGCTTAGGGTTAAGAAGGTGCAGAGGTTTGGGTGCAAAGATAGCAACCCAAGTGCCTCtgcctttgatttttaaaactgaatttcgtatggcgcgcttagcgcacagcTGCGCATAGTGTGCCTACGTGACGTTAAAGTTTAAAACCCAAGCGCTTAGCCTAGccttgcgctaagcccaacttgaagttgtaaGGTCCAGTGAGTATCTGGGGCTTAGCACGACAGGCTGTGCTTAGCGCTTTCTGCAACACAAAATTTTCTGCAATATGCGCTTAGCCTAAGATGTGAGGCTTAGCGTAccatcaagcttcaacttacagaGAGTAGTTCTGGCTTAGCGCAACAGGCGCGCTAAGCATACTTCCAAGAGTTCAAAAACCATAAGAGATTGGCACTTAGCGCTTCTTGGCCCGCTAAGCCCAGCTTAAAAACTTAAGTTACATAATGGATCTGGGGCTTAATGCAGGATAGCACGCTCAGCGCTGCTACAATGAAACTTTTTTCAAAGAAgaagtggcgcttagcgcatcattCACGCTAAGCCCACTGGTTAAAGTTCAATTACAGTGAAGATGTGGGGCTTAGCAAAGTGATGTGCACTTAGCTGAACTATTCAGCCAACCAATCAGGGGTCTGTGCGCTTTGCGCGAGcaagctcggcttagcgcgtgaagaCAGAGTGCTTAGCGCAAGGTCTGCGCTTAGCGAGAGACAATTGTGAAAAATCTTTCTAAGTGTTTTCCTGTCTATCTCTTCACACAAGCTTaaaaccccttgttcattactaaacaagttgaaattaatcataatcacaagcaagatatcctaactacatgcaagagataagaatgaaaaatagaaaagggaaagaaaagttgggttgcctcccagtaagcactcttttaacgtcactagcttgacgcatcATCATGTTATCCAGGATCCAACAGAGTTCCTATTTCAAAGACCATTTTCTCaggtttcttttcttccatcaCATGCACTTTCAGACATACATTTTGGCTAGGTGGATCTTTGTCCTCATGGAACAAATCAAAGCTGATCTTCTGATCTTCTATGCCCATCTGCAACATCTTCCTTCCTATGTCTACCACACAGCTTGCAGTAGACATGAATGGGCAgccaagaatgagaggaatgtTAGCATCCTCTTCTATATCTATGACAACGAAATCAGCTGGAAATATAAGGTGCTTAACCatcaccaaaacatcttcaatcactccatatgGCCTTGTGATGGAGCGGTCAGCTAACTGGAGGGTCATACATGTGggcattatctctatctctccaagtcGCCGGCACATGGAAagaggcattaaattgatactagctcccaagtctatgagatCTTTGCCTACAACAACCTCACCAATAGAACAGGGTATCGTGACAactccaggatctttgtgcttgggtggaagaaTGTATTGAATCACAACATTACAGTTACCTTCCACAAAAATTCCGTCACTATGGATGTACCGGTTCTTCTTGGTTAGcatatccttcaaaaatttggcatagaggggcatttgCTGAAGTGCTTCTCCAAATGGCAAAGTAATTTctagtttcttgaagatatcaagaaatttGGCCAAATGTCACTCTTTATCTTTTTAGGAGGGTACCAATGGATAAGGGACCTCCTTGCATTCAATAGGAGtagcctctttcttcttttctatgtTGGCCTCACTCttgtctttcttctttttaatctcaatagccttctctttttgtttttcctttttcaactttttgtccttttctttttcttcttttattggtgtctcttcttgatcgaggccgtacccgaatcaaataaacattaaaatgtagtaactaggcagtgatcctaggtcgtttcccaacgagcagtgacaagccaaatgttcataatatacttgcagtaacagtaacagtaacgatgggggggggggttgtttgcttttgtaaattaaacagcgaatatatgtgaattagaaaatatcagaattaaaacacgttgcttccccttgattcacaagcaagtctcttatcctaggttacgagagtttatcctttatcagtttaaccacttaatccaaccctaaattaaattactaagcgaaattcaacacaaggcattcattatgtgattaagcatcacatacaccaattactcataaacgatcattaagcatgaacgtaaattaagcgcagagacaattaatcaagcactaagcatgcatgaattaaaagcaacaaattcaaagtaattagtgaagaggaaaaactaaacagaatttaacagtaataatagaacctcaaagagaactgtgcttgatcctcaagggaaaacaacgctgcggacttagccttccattaatcaaatagagaatgaaattttattgataaaactaaaagtctgaactggaattgaaaaaaacgaaaataaaagagaaagagaagagagactaaaactaaaaacgaaaaatagaagagagagaggagagagagagagtctcccgcgagggagagagggggggcccctaaactagaaccttggtgctgttatatagtttttttcagccccaaagcttacaaatatgttttaaatccaagcccataagtaaaatcaaatcaaatctagataagataagataagataagatctagatgaaat harbors:
- the LOC114404972 gene encoding uncharacterized protein LOC114404972, with protein sequence MPLYAKFLKDMLTKKNRYIHSDGIFVEGNCNVVIQYILPPKHKDPGVVTIPCSIGEVVVGKDLIDLGASINLMPLSMCRRLGEIEIMPTCMTLQLADRSITRPYGVIEDVLVMVKHLIFPADFVVIDIEEDANIPLILGCPFMSTASCVVDIGRKMLQMGIEDQKISFDLFHEDKDPPSQNVCLKVHVMEEKKPEKMVFEIGTLLDPG